A window of Apodemus sylvaticus chromosome 9, mApoSyl1.1, whole genome shotgun sequence contains these coding sequences:
- the LOC127692029 gene encoding heat shock transcription factor, Y-linked-like, producing the protein MAEAPSEMLDVSPNSLSADSETSSGEPWCDNTGQKDSDLWAIIEESAFQVLAQRFLIKRPPHTLCASEPDEDSNLFSMTFPRKLWKIVGSDKFKSIWWDEDGTYIVINEELFKKEVLERKAPFRIFETDSMKSLVRQLNLYGFRKMRQNFQRSASLPDFLAEEKGISASCKLQFYQNPNFLRDCPHLIERMKRRIGIKTVSRGAAPSLPDFKNKHFRPDLSKMDDHSLGVAVQTSERNLLSSSSISNVYLRQKPSLAQGGSDTMDVIRGDFSLATSSSFRQPEEILTHHPAPINEVSSLCMDSQRIFTQANDSTVNFIITSITQNRRDVSHLWNSCIEMQGEPSFQPGFPHFSSSSSTYSDSKAKGEPEVPLHKERVASTTLASTSTSNHHPSS; encoded by the coding sequence ATGGCTGAGGCACCTTCGGAAATGCTGGATGTTTCCCCTAACAGTCTATCAGCAGATTCAGAGACCTCTTCCGGTGAGCCTTGGTGTGATAACACAGGTCAGAAGGACTCAGACTTATGGGCTAttattgaggaaagtgcatttCAGGTTTTGGCTCAGCGATTCTTGATAAAGAGGCCACCTCATACCCTCTGTGCCTCGGAGCCAGATGAAGACAGTAACTTATTTTCAATGACCTTCCCCAGAAAACTCTGGAAAATAGTGGGAAGTGACAAATTTAAGTCTATTTGGTGGGATGAGGATGGGACTTACATAGTGATCAATGAAGAACTCTTCAAGAAGGAAGTGCTGGAAAGAAAGGCCCCCTTCAGAATATTTGAAACTGATAGCATGAAAAGTTTGGTTCGACAACTTAATCTATATGGATTTAGGAAAATGAGACAGAACTTCCAGAGATCTGCTTCTCTCCCCGACTTTCTGGCTGAAGAAAAAGGAATTTCTGCCTCATGTAAGCTACAGTTCTACCAGAATCCAAACTTTCTGAGAGACTGTCCCCATCttatagaaagaatgaaaaggcgAATTGGGATTAAAACAGTTTCTCGTGGAGCTGCTCCTTCGCTTCCAGATTTCAAGAACAAACACTTCAGACCAGACTTGAGCAAGATGGATGACCATAGTTTGGGAGTAGCTGTCCAAACCAGTGAGAGAAATCTTTTGTCCAGCTCTAGTATTTCAAACGTATATCTGAGACAAAAGCCTTCTCTTGCTCAAGGGGGTTCTGATACGATGGATGTCATCAGAGGCGACTTTTCTCTTGCAACATCAAGTTCCTTCAGGCAACCTGAAGAAATTCTAACGCATCACCCTGCTCCCATAAATGAGGTGTCTTCTCTTTGTATGGACTCGCAGAGAATCTTCACTCAAGCAAATGACAGCACTGTGAATTTCATTATAACCTCTATTACTCAAAACCGCAGGGATGTGTCTCACTTGTGGAATAGTTGCATTGAAATGCAGGGAGAGCCTTCCTTTCAACCTGGGTTTCCTCATTTTTCATCCAGTTCATCTACTTATTCTGACTCAAAAGCAAAAGGTGAACCGGAGGTACCATTACACAAGGAAAGAGTAGCATCTACCACGTTGGCATCAACATCGACATCAAACCATCACCCATCTTCTTGA